From the genome of Eucalyptus grandis isolate ANBG69807.140 chromosome 2, ASM1654582v1, whole genome shotgun sequence, one region includes:
- the LOC104431204 gene encoding zinc finger CCCH domain-containing protein 3, whose amino-acid sequence MTYVAIYSIKIDWRTNVGSNFQKYNIEPIQRPGVSLFLKGNGREREKDAAGKYYCDYCDKQFQDTPGARKRHLQGLSHLRAKALWFDSLHHEPNQAYAEGYVRGVCNRFVNTGFCQYGDSCKYFHPKSVSSPAPRTAGGNAQSTVIPGSHLVGGTSLQGNVVVADGTGTATAWGNLPPSLKPPPEGGYPSLPFIDWG is encoded by the exons ATGACCTATGTGGCTATTT ACAGCATTAAGATAGATTGGCGGACTAACGTCGGCTCGAACTTTCAGAAGTACAACATCGAACCGATTCAAAGACCT GGAGTCTCACTTTTTTTGAAGGGaaacgggagagagagagagaaggatgcCGCTGGGAAGTACTACTGCGACTACTGCGACAAGCAATTCCAGGACACCCCCGGCGCCCGCAAGCGCCATCTCCAGGGCCTCTCCCACCTCCGCGCCAAAGCTCTCTGGTTCGACTCCCTCCACCACG AACCCAACCAGGCCTACGCCGAGGGCTACGTCAGGGGAGTCTGCAACCGCTTCGTCAACACG GGTTTCTGTCAGTACGGGGATTCGTGCAAGTACTTCCACCCCAAGAGCGTTTCGTCTCCGGCTCCGCGGACCGCCGGCG GTAATGCTCAGTCGACGGTGATCCCGGGAAGTCATCTAGTCGGGGGCACCTCTTTGCAAG GTAATGTGGTGGTGGCAGATGGTACGGGCACAGCCACTGCCTGGGGGAATCTCCCTCCTTCCCTAAAGCCTCCACCTGAGGGTGGATATCCATCTTTGCCTTTCATTGACTGGGGATAA
- the LOC104435023 gene encoding protein NIM1-INTERACTING 1-like, with the protein MDGDRKKRKLDKEPAAEEEESEEEKMEKFFALIRSTREARDRLRGSGLPSQEESEKSREDRRKAEEDLLRSKESAWNPTFRPEDFSQDPILYTPSTAAPSAPDVPGSSSHEAQAGPSKSKQQDEGKDDDDKKKKEKEDGDDDRDDLNLNLSL; encoded by the coding sequence ATGGATGGAGACAGAAAGAAGCGGAAGCTTGACAAAGAACCGGcggcagaagaagaagagagcgaAGAGGAGAAGATGGAGAAGTTCTTCGCCCTCATCCGAAGCACGCGGGAAGCGCGCGACCGTCTCCGAGGCAGCGGCCTACCGTCccaggaggaatccgagaagtcGCGGGAGGACCGGAGGAAAGCCGAGGAAGATCTCCTCAGATCGAAAGAATCTGCGTGGAACCCCACATTTCGACCTGAGGACTTCAGCCAGGATCCCATTCTGTATACACCTTCGACGGCTGCTCCCAGTGCTCCCGACGTTCCGGGCTCGAGCAGCCACGAAGCTCAAGCCGGTCCTTCGAAAAGTAAACAACAGGACGAAGGAAAAGACGATgatgataagaagaaaaaagaaaaagaagatggcgACGACGACAGAGATGATTTGAATCTCAATCTTTCTTTGTAG
- the LOC104431179 gene encoding galactinol synthase 2, which translates to MALNVAAATKLVKPENQPSRAYVTFLAGNGDYVKGVVGLAKGLRKAKSKYPLVVAVLPDVPEEHRKILVDQGCVVREIEPVYPPENQTQFAMAYYVINYSKLRIWEFLEYSKLIYLDGDIQVFDNIDHLFDLPNGFFYAVMDCFCEKTWSHTPQYQIGYCQQCPDRIQWPDHAGPKPSLYFNAGMFVYEPNLKTYRDLLEKLKITPPTSFAEQDFLNEYFKDIYKPIPNVYNFVLAMLWRHPENVELDKVKVVHYCAAGSKPWRYTGEEQNMDREDIKMLVKKWWDIYDDESLDYRNIVARDEAAKRANLERFLAALSEAGVVPYVPAPSAA; encoded by the exons ATGGCTCTTAacgtcgccgccgccaccaagCTGGTGAAACCCGAGAACCAGCCCAGCCGTGCCTACGTCACGTTCTTGGCCGGGAACGGCGATTACGTGAAGGGCGTGGTCGGGCTGGCCAAAGGGCTGAGGAAGGCAAAGAGCAAGTACCCGCTCGTGGTGGCAGTCTTGCCGGACGTGCCGGAGGAGCATCGGAAGATACTGGTGGATCAAGGCTGTGTCGTGAGGGAGATCGAGCCGGTTTATCCGCCGGAGAACCAGACTCAGTTCGCCATGGCGTACTATGTGATCAACTACTCCAAGCTCAGGATTTGGGAG TTCTTGGAGTACAGCAAGTTGATCTATTTGGACGGAGACATCCAAGTCTTCGACAACATCGACCACCTCTTTGACCTCCCCAACGGCTTCTTCTACGCGGTCATGGATTGTTTCTGTGAAAAGACGTGGAGTCACACCCCACAGTACCAAATTGGGTATTGCCAACAGTGCCCCGACAGGATCCAATGGCCTGACCACGCCGGTCCAAAGCCGTCGCTTTACTTCAACGCCGGGATGTTCGTGTATGAGCCGAACCTCAAGACGTACCGTGATTTGCTCGAGAAGCTCAAGATCACACCTCCAACTTCATTTGCCGAGCAAGACTTCTTGAACGAGTACTTCAAGGACATATACAAGCCAATTCCCAATGTCTACAACTTTGTGCTCGCGATGCTGTGGCGTCATCCTGAGAATGTCGAGCTCGACAAGGTCAAGGTTGTTCATTATTGTGCTGCGGGGTCGAAGCCATGGCGGTACACGGGCGAGGAGCAAAACATGGACAGGGAAGATATCAAGATGCTGGTGAAGAAGTGGTGGGACATTTATGACGACGAGTCTTTGGACTACAGAAATATCGTCGCCAGAGATGAAGCGGCAAAGCGGGCGAACTTGGAGAGGTTCCTCGCGGCGCTATCTGAGGCTGGAGTCGTGCCTTACGTGCCTGCCCCGTCTGCCGCATAG